In Sphingobacterium thalpophilum, a genomic segment contains:
- a CDS encoding translocation/assembly module TamB domain-containing protein, with protein sequence MSIVLGSIFIILLALALSLQLKPVQNYVAQKAVDYLSNELNTKINLKSIYFKPFKSIVVEDFQLYSLEGKEILKSGRLEANVNLSQFIELNKIVINKLTIEDTQATFEQFQDSSNMSFLIRYFNPPKKEKKKSSKKIIFDIKELVIKNNAFNYVNHRRKHYNKVVDFGDLGISKLNAHFDKIKIDSNQISANIKTFNLREKKGLEIKGLLAQTKVSNTSIELSELMLATNRSTFKNYIKLSYNSFDDFSDFINKVHVKLRARDSRIHSEDIAFFSSPMHQVKFDVNIKRANLEGTVSSINASQVDLTIGKKTSLAGDLQIIGLPDIDKTKFIVPSIAISSEHKDLNAVITDLGNLKNFKLPEIVQIFDKFSFKGSLNGLYNKFKTKGVFTTAIGNVEADALLDIQKEIKYAGNFQSKKFDVGTITKLKDLGATGFNLQVDGTGTDPKKMSLKIKGDLSNFNFKNYSYQHIQIEGNTDKQLILASGQIYDPNLKLQFTTDIDWSVKPNYHLDADIQQANLKKLNFFQGDPINIINTKFHTSLIGDNINNITGEFKSDSVNFTSSKGQFVIRDINFLAEGDENARSLTLQSAIGHVDLKGRIDLNTIVPYFKALAMRYAPAIGFENNIFNRQDFDLNINITSFKPIATFFRKDIALDSGATLNAKFESEKQTASFNFYAPEFKYNGIRLTHLIVDQNANLKNMELQTSIDRINFTDSTYIKNVNISNTLANDSLQFNIKMSELEASNSLDLNGVIRFAHAKPAYINFYPSNILINRERWLVNNDAQLKISKGKWYFEKLTLSHDEQKVHIDGILSNEVSDQINLKFQDFNLTSLNGITKPHGINLSGNLNGNIEVNSVFKAPFIVANIKTSPILYNNIPIGSLALSANYDPENQLVKLDSKIEEGNKLIQLQGSYNHLSENNKLNLKAKLVNTDVFVFQPFLRSLVSNIQGKVNADLDIEGDILNPKITGSGKLDNASMVINYLKTPYRLSDEIAVTNNRIFLTGLKVYDPKNNIATIDGVVDLNKLSDPDIDVTAETKNFLVLNTTIKDNNVYYGTAYASGTFQFKGLTSAMNINIRAKSEENTVINIPFNSASTISDTDFIYFIEKDSTKTKKNVKKRDFNGLTMNMDLLINPNAEINLFSSMGELSGRGNSNLNMRISSLGDFEMFGDFIINSGKFNFTAQDYINKIFDLKEGGTVRWAGNPTEANININAIYQQRTSLAPLYNAAGREENPERVLAQADMILKGQLSQPEITFDINFPQNPGVKDELQGYFSDANNVNQQALSLIVRRSFTPGTQTDFGKEVNNTLLSAGTEIAFNQINNIIAQSLNINFFDINIKSLNDASASLRLFNDRLVLTGGISDRRSQALTDLNVFSDRVSTDAEAMFYLRKDGRLVLRASNRLNTRNFLLSPNDGEYISAFGLLYRQEFNSFSEFLKRLFPFGKKTITTAPTETKKSKVN encoded by the coding sequence GTGTCAATAGTCCTTGGTAGTATATTCATTATACTGCTTGCATTGGCGTTATCCCTACAGTTGAAACCGGTACAAAATTATGTTGCACAAAAAGCTGTAGACTATTTATCCAACGAACTAAACACTAAAATAAACCTCAAAAGCATCTATTTCAAACCTTTTAAATCTATTGTAGTAGAAGATTTTCAACTCTATAGTCTAGAGGGAAAAGAAATATTAAAATCAGGAAGGTTAGAAGCCAACGTCAACCTTTCTCAGTTCATTGAATTGAACAAGATTGTGATCAACAAACTAACCATTGAGGATACCCAAGCTACTTTTGAGCAATTCCAGGATAGCTCAAATATGTCATTCTTAATTCGTTATTTTAACCCGCCTAAGAAAGAAAAAAAGAAAAGTTCAAAAAAAATCATCTTCGATATAAAGGAACTTGTTATTAAGAACAATGCGTTTAACTATGTTAACCATAGACGCAAACATTACAATAAAGTGGTCGACTTTGGAGATTTAGGGATTTCCAAACTTAACGCCCATTTTGATAAGATAAAAATCGATTCTAATCAAATTTCAGCGAACATCAAGACATTCAATCTTCGCGAAAAGAAGGGTTTAGAGATCAAAGGCCTTCTTGCCCAAACGAAGGTAAGCAATACAAGCATCGAACTCAGTGAGCTTATGCTAGCCACCAATCGTTCTACATTCAAAAATTACATCAAACTCAGCTACAACAGCTTTGACGATTTTTCGGACTTTATCAATAAAGTTCATGTAAAACTTCGTGCACGGGACTCCCGTATTCACTCTGAGGATATTGCTTTCTTTTCCTCGCCTATGCACCAAGTCAAATTTGACGTCAATATCAAGCGGGCAAATCTAGAAGGAACTGTATCTTCCATCAACGCATCACAGGTCGATTTAACAATTGGAAAAAAAACGAGTTTAGCAGGTGACCTTCAGATTATCGGTCTACCAGATATCGACAAAACTAAATTTATTGTTCCCAGTATAGCAATTTCTTCTGAGCACAAAGACTTAAATGCTGTTATTACAGATCTCGGAAATCTAAAAAATTTCAAACTTCCTGAAATTGTCCAGATCTTCGACAAATTTTCATTCAAAGGCAGCCTAAATGGATTATACAATAAATTTAAGACAAAGGGAGTTTTCACGACTGCGATCGGGAATGTTGAGGCTGATGCCTTACTGGATATCCAGAAGGAAATAAAATATGCGGGCAATTTTCAATCTAAAAAGTTCGATGTAGGTACGATAACAAAATTAAAAGATCTGGGAGCAACAGGCTTCAATTTACAGGTTGACGGAACAGGTACCGATCCTAAGAAAATGAGCCTAAAGATAAAAGGAGATCTTAGTAATTTCAATTTCAAGAATTACAGCTATCAACATATACAAATTGAAGGAAATACAGATAAACAGTTAATTCTTGCTTCAGGGCAAATATATGATCCAAATTTAAAACTACAGTTTACCACAGATATCGATTGGTCTGTGAAACCCAACTATCACCTGGATGCTGATATCCAACAAGCTAATCTAAAAAAACTCAACTTCTTTCAGGGGGATCCTATCAACATTATTAACACGAAATTCCACACCAGCTTAATTGGGGACAACATCAATAATATTACCGGTGAATTTAAATCAGACAGTGTCAATTTCACTTCCTCTAAGGGCCAATTCGTCATCCGCGACATCAATTTCCTTGCCGAAGGAGATGAAAATGCACGCTCCCTTACCTTACAGTCGGCGATCGGACACGTTGATCTCAAAGGAAGAATAGACCTCAATACAATTGTTCCTTATTTTAAAGCTTTAGCCATGCGCTACGCTCCCGCAATCGGGTTTGAAAACAACATTTTTAATCGCCAGGACTTTGACCTGAATATTAATATCACTTCTTTTAAGCCGATCGCAACATTCTTTCGAAAGGATATCGCATTAGACAGCGGAGCAACGCTCAATGCAAAATTTGAAAGCGAAAAACAAACGGCTAGTTTTAATTTTTACGCACCCGAATTCAAGTACAATGGTATTCGGCTAACGCACCTGATTGTCGATCAAAATGCCAATTTGAAGAATATGGAATTGCAGACCTCCATCGATCGCATAAATTTTACCGACAGTACCTATATCAAAAACGTCAATATTTCAAACACCTTGGCAAACGACAGTTTACAATTTAACATCAAAATGTCGGAACTTGAAGCAAGCAATAGTCTGGATCTTAATGGCGTCATACGCTTCGCCCATGCCAAACCTGCCTATATCAATTTCTATCCATCGAATATCTTAATCAATAGAGAGCGATGGCTTGTCAATAATGATGCACAATTGAAAATATCGAAAGGAAAATGGTATTTTGAAAAACTGACGCTGAGTCACGACGAACAAAAAGTCCATATCGATGGCATCCTGTCGAATGAAGTCAGTGATCAGATCAATCTCAAATTTCAGGACTTTAATCTTACATCTTTAAATGGTATTACTAAGCCCCATGGCATCAATCTCTCCGGAAATTTAAACGGAAATATTGAAGTTAATTCCGTATTCAAAGCACCCTTTATTGTCGCCAATATAAAAACTTCACCTATCCTCTATAACAATATTCCCATCGGCTCACTAGCCCTAAGTGCCAACTACGACCCCGAGAATCAACTGGTAAAACTAGACAGCAAGATAGAGGAAGGAAATAAATTAATTCAGTTACAAGGTTCCTATAACCATTTAAGTGAAAACAATAAGCTTAATCTCAAAGCTAAACTCGTAAACACAGATGTGTTTGTTTTCCAGCCCTTTTTACGAAGCCTGGTATCCAATATTCAGGGCAAGGTCAATGCAGACCTCGATATCGAAGGCGATATCCTGAACCCCAAAATTACAGGTTCCGGAAAATTGGATAATGCTTCGATGGTTATCAATTACCTCAAAACACCCTACCGACTTTCTGACGAAATTGCGGTTACCAATAACCGAATTTTTCTCACAGGGCTAAAAGTATACGATCCCAAAAACAATATAGCAACCATTGATGGCGTTGTAGATCTCAACAAACTGAGTGATCCCGATATCGATGTAACTGCAGAGACGAAGAATTTCCTGGTATTAAATACCACAATAAAGGACAATAATGTATATTATGGCACTGCTTACGCTTCGGGCACTTTTCAGTTTAAAGGACTAACGTCTGCCATGAATATCAATATACGGGCTAAATCCGAAGAAAACACCGTTATTAATATTCCCTTTAATAGTGCCAGTACAATATCAGATACGGACTTTATCTACTTTATTGAGAAAGACTCGACCAAAACGAAGAAAAACGTTAAGAAACGAGATTTCAACGGTCTGACGATGAATATGGACCTCTTGATCAACCCGAATGCAGAAATAAATCTATTCTCCAGTATGGGCGAGTTATCAGGAAGGGGAAATAGCAATCTCAACATGCGGATATCTTCATTGGGAGATTTTGAAATGTTTGGTGATTTTATTATAAACAGCGGAAAATTCAATTTCACCGCTCAAGATTATATCAACAAGATTTTTGATCTCAAAGAAGGCGGAACAGTACGATGGGCGGGAAACCCAACTGAAGCGAACATTAATATCAATGCCATCTACCAACAAAGAACAAGCTTAGCACCTTTGTATAATGCTGCAGGCCGGGAAGAAAACCCTGAACGTGTATTGGCACAGGCCGATATGATCCTAAAAGGGCAGTTAAGTCAGCCGGAAATCACGTTTGACATCAACTTTCCACAAAACCCCGGAGTTAAGGATGAACTGCAGGGATACTTTTCAGATGCCAACAATGTCAATCAACAGGCGCTTAGCCTAATCGTGAGACGAAGTTTTACACCTGGCACACAAACAGACTTTGGTAAAGAAGTCAATAACACTTTGCTATCTGCAGGAACTGAAATAGCATTCAACCAGATCAACAACATCATAGCCCAATCGCTTAACATCAATTTCTTTGATATTAATATCAAATCTTTAAATGATGCATCTGCCTCACTGCGTCTATTCAACGACAGGCTTGTTTTGACAGGCGGTATCTCCGACCGTAGAAGTCAGGCTCTAACGGATTTGAATGTATTTTCAGATCGGGTCTCAACCGATGCCGAGGCTATGTTTTATTTAAGAAAAGATGGCCGTTTGGTCCTACGTGCTTCCAATCGCCTAAATACACGCAACTTTCTTCTTAGCCCCAACGACGGCGAGTATATAAGTGCTTTCGGATTACTTTATCGGCAGGAATTTAACAGCTTCTCAGAGTTCTTGAAAAGGCTATTCCCTTTTGGCAAGAAGACGATTACGACAGCTCCTACTGAAACAAAGAAAAGCAAGGTCAATTAA
- a CDS encoding trigger factor — protein sequence MNISHENVDAINAVVNVALAPEDYNPQVDKEIKAQAKKAKLPGFRPGQVPVGHIRRTYGKSILFDEINKLVNEKITNYIAENKLEVLGQPLPLEDDAQYSWDYKDNFNFKYEIGLAPAFELPFTAETEFTSYEIKADEETLADRIKNLRRSYGKMTNPEVSEEGDVLYATLKQDKEEGLEKTTSIRTDIVEDAKIKKSLVGLKKDDVVKIDVKKAFKTEDLARILGITEEEATALDVTKFELTVKNINRLEEADLNQEFFDKLFAEGEVTEEAQFTEKVKEEVENLFKQNSDQRLRNDMYTFGMEKVDVSFPEEFLKRWLKATNPSISEEELNEGFADFLNNLKWTIIENRVVTENGLEVKYDEVINLAKERIYAQIKMYNINEEPSDEQLNQFAIQLLQDREQGNRLFEEAKALKVFDHLKGLVKLNASEIEYKEFEKLA from the coding sequence ATGAATATTTCACACGAGAATGTAGATGCAATCAATGCGGTAGTCAACGTCGCATTAGCACCTGAAGATTATAATCCTCAAGTCGACAAAGAGATTAAAGCGCAAGCTAAAAAAGCAAAATTACCAGGGTTCCGTCCAGGTCAAGTTCCAGTGGGACATATCAGACGCACTTATGGTAAATCTATTTTATTTGATGAGATCAATAAATTAGTGAATGAGAAAATCACTAATTATATTGCTGAAAATAAATTAGAAGTTTTAGGTCAACCACTTCCTTTGGAAGATGATGCACAGTACAGCTGGGATTATAAAGACAATTTCAACTTCAAATATGAAATTGGTCTTGCTCCTGCTTTTGAATTACCTTTTACTGCTGAGACTGAATTTACTTCGTACGAAATCAAAGCTGATGAAGAGACATTGGCAGATCGTATCAAGAACTTGCGTCGTAGCTATGGAAAAATGACTAATCCAGAAGTATCTGAAGAAGGTGATGTATTGTATGCAACATTGAAACAAGATAAAGAGGAAGGTCTAGAAAAAACAACTTCTATCCGTACAGATATCGTAGAAGATGCTAAGATTAAAAAATCATTAGTTGGTCTTAAAAAAGACGATGTTGTTAAGATTGATGTTAAAAAAGCATTCAAAACTGAAGATTTAGCACGTATCTTAGGTATAACTGAGGAAGAAGCAACTGCTTTAGACGTCACTAAATTTGAATTGACTGTTAAGAATATCAACCGCTTAGAAGAAGCTGATCTTAACCAAGAATTTTTCGATAAATTATTCGCGGAAGGTGAAGTAACAGAAGAAGCTCAATTCACAGAAAAAGTGAAAGAAGAAGTTGAGAATTTATTCAAACAAAATTCAGATCAAAGATTACGTAATGATATGTATACTTTTGGTATGGAGAAGGTTGATGTCTCTTTCCCTGAAGAGTTCTTGAAAAGATGGTTGAAAGCAACTAACCCAAGCATTTCTGAAGAAGAATTGAACGAAGGTTTTGCTGACTTCTTGAACAACTTGAAATGGACAATCATCGAAAATCGCGTTGTTACTGAAAATGGTCTTGAAGTTAAATATGATGAAGTTATCAATTTAGCAAAAGAACGTATCTACGCGCAAATTAAGATGTACAACATCAACGAAGAGCCTTCTGATGAGCAGTTGAACCAATTTGCAATTCAATTGTTGCAAGATAGAGAACAAGGTAATCGTTTGTTCGAAGAAGCTAAAGCTTTAAAAGTATTTGATCACTTGAAAGGTTTAGTGAAATTGAATGCTAGTGAAATTGAATACAAAGAATTCGAGAAATTGGCATAA